A region of Ursus arctos isolate Adak ecotype North America unplaced genomic scaffold, UrsArc2.0 scaffold_31, whole genome shotgun sequence DNA encodes the following proteins:
- the LOC113248864 gene encoding olfactory receptor 2G3-like, with protein MKGTNSSHPAGFILLGFSDQPQLETVLLLVVSVMYVLTLVGNTAIILVSYLNPKLHTPMYFFLSNLSFLDLCFTTSIVPQMLWNLQGPVKSISYAGCVTQLYVALGLGSTECVLLTVMAYDRFNAICRPLHYGVIMHPKLLRHLAAMAWVSGFVGSMVQTILIFRLPLCSHHRVDDFMCEVPALIKIACVNTAFLEHELSVASVLYVVIPLGLILVSYGCIAGGVLRMRSAEGRRRAFATCGSHLLVVILFFGTLISVYIQPRSSYPENHSKFLTLFYTVVTPSLNPLIYTLRNKEVKWALRRLLLPDPRQGEM; from the coding sequence ATGAAAGGGACAAATTCTAGCCATCCCGCAGGTTTTATCTTGCTGGGCTTTTCTGACCAGCCCCAGCTGGAGACGGTCCTCCTCCTGGTTGTGTCTGTCATGTATGTTCTGACACTGGTGGGGAACACAGCGATCATACTGGTCTCCTACTTGAACCCCAAGCTCCacacgcccatgtacttcttcctctccaatctCTCCTTCCTGGACCTCTGCTTCACCACCAGCATCGTCCCACAGATGCTGTGGAATCTCCAGGGCCCCGTGAAGAGCATCAGCTACGCCGGGTGTGTGACCCAGCTCTACGTTGCGTTGGGGCTGGGCTCCACGGAGTGCGTCCTCCTGACTGTGATGGCCTACGACCGCTTCAATGCCATCTGCCGACCCCTGCACTACGGCGTGATCATGCACCCAAAGCTTCTCCGGCACCTTGCAGCCATGGCCTGGGTCAGTGGTTTTGTGGGGTCCATGGTTCAGACCATCCTCATTTTCCGGTTGCCTCTCTGCAGCCACCACAGAGTGGACGACTTTATGTGCGAGGTCCCCGCCCTGATTAAAATCGCCTGTGTGAACACAGCCTTCCTGGAGCATGAGCTCTCCGTAGCCAGTGTCCTCTACGTGGTTATCCCCCTGGGGCTCATTCTGGTCTCCTACGGCTGCATCGCGGGGGGTGTGCTGAGGATGAGGTCCGCGGAAGGCAGGAGGAGAGCATTTGCGACCTGCGGGTCCCACCTCCTTGTGGTGATTTTGTTCTTCGGGACTCTAATTTCTGTCTACATCCAACCCAGGAGCAGCTACCCAGAGAACCACAGTAAATTCCTCACCCTCTTCTATACCGTAGTGACACCCTCGCTTAACCCTCTGATTTACACCCTGAGAAACAAAGAGGTTAAGTGGGCTCTGAGGAGATTGCTGCTGCCAGACCCCCGTCAGGGGGAAATGTGA
- the LOC113248863 gene encoding olfactory receptor 10C1-like, whose translation MNLTCSLWQDNSPSVKHFAFAKFSEVPEQCSLLFTLILLMFSASLTGNALIALAIRTNPALHTPMYFFLANLSLLEIGYTCSVIPKMLQSLVSEARGISREGCATQMFFFTFFGISECCLLAAMAFDRYVAICSPLHYARRMSHGVCAQLAVVSWGVGCMVGLGQTSYIFSLNFCGPCEIDHFFCDLPPILALACGDTSHNEAAVFVAAVLCISSPFFLIVASYGRVLAAVLIMPSPEGRQKALSTCSSHLLVVTLFYGSGSVTYLRPKASHSPGIDKLLALFYTVLTSTLNPIIYSLRNKEVKAALQRTLGKKKLLTRG comes from the coding sequence ATGAACCTCACCTGCTCCCTGTGGCAGGACAACAGCCCGTCTGTCAAGCACTTTGCCTTCGCCAAGTTCTCTGAGGTCCCCGAACAGTGTTCCCTTTTATTCACCCTCATCCTACTCATGTTTTCAGCATCCCTCACGGGCAACGCCCTCATAGCCCTTGCCATCCGGACCAACCCGGCCCTCCacacgcccatgtacttcttcctggccaacctgtctcTCTTGGAGATCGGCTACACCTGCTCGGTCATACCCAAGATGCTGCAGAGCCTTGTGAGTGAGGCCCGGGGGATCTCCCGGGAGGGGTGCGCTACGCAGATGTTCTTCTTCACATTTTTTGGTATCAGCGAGTGCTGTCTTTTGGCAGCCATGGCCTTtgaccgctacgtggccatctgcTCCCCCCTCCACTATGCCAGGCGAATGAGCCATGGGGTGTGTGCCCAGCTGGCAGTCGTTTCCTGGGGAGTGGGTTGCATGGTAGGCTTGGGCCAGACCAGCTATATTTTCTCCTTGAACTTCTGCGGCCCCTGTGAAATAGACCACTTCTTCTGTGACCTCCCCCCTATCCTGGCTCTTGCCTGTGGCGATACATCCCATAATGAGGCTGCGGTCTTTGTTGCAGCCGTTCTTTGCATTTCCAGCCCGTTTTTCCTAATCGTTGCTTCCTATGGCAGAGTCCTAGCTGCCGTGCTGATCATGCCCTCACCTGAAGGCCGCCAAAAAGCTCTTTCCACCTGTTCTTCCCACCTGCTTGTAGTGACGCTCTTCTACGGCTCCGGGTCTGTCACCTACTTGAGACCCAAGGCCAGCCATTCCCCGGGAATAGATAAACTCCTAGCTCTGTTCTACACAGTGCTGACATCCACGCTCAATCCCATCATCTACAGTCTACGGAACAAGGAGGTCAAGGCAGCTCTCCAGAGAACCCTGGGTAAGAAAAAACTTTTGACTCGTGGGTAG